In Pseudohongiella acticola, the sequence CTGGAAAAGAAAGTAGTGCGTAACCGCATTCTTGACGGCTCACCTCGAATCGACGGCCGTGACACTCGCACTGTCCGTCCTATCGAAATAGAAACCGGTGTGTTGCCAAAGGCACACGGTTCTGCGCTCTTCACTCGTGGTGAGACACAGGCTCTGGTCGTTACCACGCTGGGTGCCATTCGTGACTCACAGCTGATCGAAGGCCTGGAAGGCTCCAGAAAAGAAGCCTTCATGTTCCATTACAACTTCCCTCCCTTCTGTGTTGGCGAAACCGGTTTCATGTCGGGTCCCAAGCGTCGTGAAATTGGTCATGGCAAATTGGCCAAACGCGGTGTTCAGGCTGTCATGCCCAAGGAAGACGATTTCCCCTACGCGATTCGCGTGGTATCGGAAATTACTGAATCCAATGGTTCCAGCTCCATGGCCTCTGTCTGTGGCAGCTCGCTTGCCATGATGGACGCAGGTGTTCCTCTGTCGGCCCCGGTGGCAGGTATTGCCATGGGTCTGATCAAGGAAGGTGAACGTTTCTCTGTCATTACCGATATTCTGGGTGATGAAGACCATCTTGGCGATATGGATTTCAAAGTTGCTGGCACCGAGAAAGGCGTGACCGCCTTGCAGATGGATATCAAAATCCAGGGCATCAACGAAGAAATCATGGAAATTGCGCTGAACCAGGCGCACGAAGCACGTATCCATATTCTGGGCGTGATGAACAAGGTGTTGCCAACGGCACGCGAAACCGTGTCCGAAAACGCGCCTTCCATGGCCATGATGAAAGTTGATTCAGACAAGATTCGTGATGTGATCGGTAAAGGCGGGGCAACTATCCGTTCAATTACCGAAGAAAGTGGCGCCTCGGTTGATATCGATGATGACGGCAATATTCGCATCTACGGTGAAGATGCTGCGTCACGGGATCTGGCCATTGAACTGATTCAGCGTATTACTGCGGAAGCCGAAGTAGGGCAACTGTATATGGGCAAGGTTGCCCGTATTGTCGATTTTGGTGCTTTCATCACCATTCTGCCAGGCAAAGATGGTCTGGTACATATTTCCCAGATCTCTTCAGATCGCGTGGAAAATATTGGTGAGTACCTCAGCGAAGGTCAGGACGTATTGGTCAAGGTCATGGACCTCGACGCACGCGGCCGTATCAAGCTGAGCATCAAGGAAGTGACTGATGAGGACAAGGCGGCATACGCTGCTGACGCCGAGTAATCTGCTATATATCTCCGTAGCCGCCGCCCGGGTCGGGCGGCGGTGACCTGGAGCGCTTGTTATGCCTCGAGTCACATGCCCCGCCTGTTTTCGTCCCATTGCTTACTGTTATTGTTCCCGTCTTCACGCCATCGCCAATTCATGGCCGGTGTTT encodes:
- the pnp gene encoding polyribonucleotide nucleotidyltransferase, with the translated sequence MFNIVSKTFQYGDQTVTLETGKIARQATGAVVVTMGGSQVLATVVAKKTANPGADFFPLTVNYQEKTYAAGKIPGGFFKREGRPTEKETLVSRLIDRPIRPLFPAGFKNEVQVVCTVISATKDQDPDIAALIGASAALAISGAPFQGPVAAARVGFDVERGYVLNPDAKRLESSALDMVVAGTESAVLMVESEAKELTEDQMLGAVLFGHEAMQSVITAINELKAEAGKEAWNWEAPAVNETLTKAVNDAFAAGIAEAYQVSDKMQRYDALGKLQAQAAEQFAGEEEGVTPEEVKGVFSKLEKKVVRNRILDGSPRIDGRDTRTVRPIEIETGVLPKAHGSALFTRGETQALVVTTLGAIRDSQLIEGLEGSRKEAFMFHYNFPPFCVGETGFMSGPKRREIGHGKLAKRGVQAVMPKEDDFPYAIRVVSEITESNGSSSMASVCGSSLAMMDAGVPLSAPVAGIAMGLIKEGERFSVITDILGDEDHLGDMDFKVAGTEKGVTALQMDIKIQGINEEIMEIALNQAHEARIHILGVMNKVLPTARETVSENAPSMAMMKVDSDKIRDVIGKGGATIRSITEESGASVDIDDDGNIRIYGEDAASRDLAIELIQRITAEAEVGQLYMGKVARIVDFGAFITILPGKDGLVHISQISSDRVENIGEYLSEGQDVLVKVMDLDARGRIKLSIKEVTDEDKAAYAADAE